A region of the Acidimicrobiales bacterium genome:
AAGGTCGGCCATGGCGACATTCCCCGACTGCAGCGCCCGCAGCATGACGGCGTGCTCCCCGTGCAGGTCGCCGACGATCGAATTGTCCGCGCCGAGCTCGCGAAGAGCAGGCCAGAAGAATGGAGAAATAGTCAAGACCTGTGGATCACATTTCCCGTCGATCACGCGGCGGCTTCCTGATCCTGCTGGTTGGGTCGCTCGATCATCACCCCCTTGTCGAAGGTGGCGCCGGCCCGAACCAGGGCGACGAGGTGGGGGGCGTTGATCGACCGCCACCGCTGCTCAGCCGCCTCGATGAGCTTGAAGGCCATGGCCAGCCCGGCCGCCCGTGATCCCGGGCCCTTGGTGACCTTGGTGCGAAGGCGCACGGTGGCGAAGGTGGACTCGATCGGGTTGGTGGTCTTCAAGTGGATCCAGTGCTCGGCCGGGAAGTCGTAGAAGGCGAGCAGCGGCACGGCGTCATCGACGATCTTGGCCACCGCCTTGGGCCACTTGACGGCGAACTCGGCGGCGAAGGCGTCGATGGCCGCCACCGCGTGCGCCCGGTCCTCAGCGTCTCGGATCTCGGCCAGCATGCGCCGGGCGGTGGGCTGGACGGACTTGGGTAGGGCGTTGAGCACGTTGGCCACCTTGTGCACCCAGCACCGCTGCTCGGTGGTCTCAGGCCACACGGTGCGCAGCGCCGCCCAGAACCCGAGGGCGCCGTCGCCCACGGCCACC
Encoded here:
- a CDS encoding IS256 family transposase; amino-acid sequence: SVITRLTKQWQADQRAFAERRLDDRDFVYVWADGIHFNVRLEEARLCALVIVGVRADGTKELVAITDGHRESTESWADVLRDLKRRGMRAPVVAVGDGALGFWAALRTVWPETTEQRCWVHKVANVLNALPKSVQPTARRMLAEIRDAEDRAHAVAAIDAFAAEFAVKWPKAVAKIVDDAVPLLAFYDFPAEHWIHLKTTNPIESTFATVRLRTKVTKGPGSRAAGLAMAFKLIEAAEQRWRSINAPHLVALVRAGATFDKGVMIERPNQQDQEAAA